One window of the Salvia miltiorrhiza cultivar Shanhuang (shh) chromosome 6, IMPLAD_Smil_shh, whole genome shotgun sequence genome contains the following:
- the LOC130989214 gene encoding uncharacterized protein LOC130989214, translating to MQQNTSFSTGQQPTSPSQSSNSVNIGHSFQVGDEVLLKSLFNSRKVVAKGRIRSVDPNQEVGGKRLGLQWCEVQVSVPIEWDEELIRPYSNLSTIGDAIGTCVAWPHHLVKADDLD from the exons atgcagcAGAATACTAGTTTTTCTACAGGACAGCAACCTACATCTCCGAGTCAGTCGTCCAACTCAGTAAATATAGGACACTCTTTTCAG GTTGGGGATGAGGTGCTTTTGAAAAGCTTATTCAattctagaaaagttgtggcaAAAGGTCGTATTCGTAGTGTTGATCCAAATCAAGAAGTTGGAGGAAAACGACTTGGACTACAATGGTGTGAAGTTCAAGTTTCAGTTCCAATAGAATGGGATGAAGAACTAATTAGGCCGTATTCGAATTTGTCTACAATTGGAGACGCAATCGGAACATGCGTTGCATGGCCTCACCACTTG GTGAAAGCCGATGATTTGGATTGA
- the LOC130990815 gene encoding uncharacterized protein LOC130990815, producing the protein MAPSPLRSKSLNHGRSLSFPSSSHPAPTHFDENLSRLRSSEAACSSLSSINRAANGLRNLYESIDDLLLLPHIQQIVSEECVDNYISLLDASSSVKDLISLVKEDLRELLSAVRRKDVRGINGYLALRKQSKKKIQKCLKKLRRSSASAFSENVSMLKDAESVAISLLESLLSYTLGMTMQESIRRRE; encoded by the coding sequence atggCTCCCTCACCTTTGAGATCCAAGTCACTTAACCATGGCCGCTCTCTTAGCTTCCCATCTTCATCACATCCTGCTCCTACTCACTTCGATGAGAACTTATCCAGATTGAGATCTTCCGAGGCTGCTTGCTCGTCGCTCTCATCCATCAACCGCGCTGCAAATGGCCTCAGAAACTTATATGAGAGCATCGATGATTTGCTTCTCTTGCCTCACATTCAGCAGATCGTTTCTGAGGAGTGTGTTGATAATTACATCAGCCTATTGGATGCTAGCAGCTCAGTTAAGGATCTCATCTCACTCGTGAAGGAAGATCTACGAGAGCTTCTCTCTGCTGTAAGGAGAAAGGATGTTCGAGGCATAAACGGCTACCTTGCTTTAAGAAAGCAGTCGAAGAAAAAGATCCAAAAGTGTTTGAAGAAGTTGAGACGTAGCAGCGCCTCAGCCTTTTCTGAGAATGTTTCCATGTTGAAAGATGCAGAGTCCGTTGCCATTTCCTTGCTCGAGTCTCTCTTGTCCTACACGTTGGGGATGACAATGCAAGAAAGCATCAGACGACGAGAATGA